One stretch of Chiroxiphia lanceolata isolate bChiLan1 chromosome 1, bChiLan1.pri, whole genome shotgun sequence DNA includes these proteins:
- the ZNF830 gene encoding zinc finger protein 830 — MAAAGAGAGRKQVRQEELRRLMREKQRQNAGKKRIDSPFAKYNSLGHLSCSLCNAPVKSELLWQTHVLGKQHRERVAELKGTKQTATGSAAGTSSHPVKRKTVDTENTELKRVKGTDEKPHASTAGLPSDFFDEAEQDSANVQLSKGPGPSLLSGNYDDDDDDDEEEEQDQSSKSSIMHKTEIPTQEAIANSLPADFFDSKTPAAPVVSHSGSIQKAEVQEKIVERKENTAEALPEGFFDDPEVDAKVRKVDAPKDQMDKEWDEFQKAMRQVNTISEAIVAEDDEEGRLDRQIGEIDEQIECYRRVELLRNRQDEMKEKLKEAMRLRATQEKEDEDIGSEDEEELQDLLSQDWRVKGALL, encoded by the exons ATGGCGGCGGCCGGGGCTGGCGCGGGGCGGAAGCAGGTGCGGCAGGAGGAGCTGCGGCGCCTCATGCGGGAGAAGCAGCGCCAGAACGCGGGGAAGAAGCGGATCGACTCGCCCTTCGCCAA GTACAACAGCCTGGGGCAcctgagctgctccctgtgcaaCGCGCCCGTGAAGAGCGAGCTGCTGTGGCAGACCCACGTCCTGGGCAAGCAGCACCGCGAG AGAGTTGCAGAATTAAAAGGTACAAAGCAGACTGCGACTGGTTCAGCTGCTGGCACATCATCTCATCCTGTCAAGAGAAAAACTGTtgacacagaaaatacagagctaaaaagagtaaaag GTACAGATGAAAAGCCACATGCGTCTACAGCTGG GCTGCCATCAGATTTTTTTGATGAAGCGGAGCAAGACAGTGCAAATGTACAGCTTTCCAAGGGTCCAGGTCCCAGTTTATTGTCAGGaaattatgatgatgatgatgatgatgatgaagaggaggaacaAGACCAATCAAGCAAGTCTTCCATTATGCATAAAACTGAAATCCCAACTCAAGAAGCAATAGCTAATTCTCTGCCTGCAG ACTTCTTTGACAGCAaaactcctgctgctcctgtaGTTTCCCATTCAGGATCCATACAGAAAGCAGAGGTACAAGAGAAGATAGTGGAAAG gaaagaaaacactgctgaagCTTTGCCAGAAGGTTTCTTTGATGATCCTGAAGTGGACGCAAAA GTGAGAAAAGTTGATGCTCCAAAGGATCAGATGGACAAAGAATGGGATGAATTTCAAAAGGCAATGCGACAGGTCAACACA ATTTCAGAAGCAATAGTGGCAGAAGATGATGAGGAGGGACGACTAGATCGCCAGATTGGAGAAATTGATGAGCAGAT TGAATGTTATCGCCGTGTCGAGCTTTTGCGTAACCGCCAAGATGAGATGAAGGAGAAGCTAAAGGAAGCCATGAGATTAAGAGCAACACAAGAGAAAGAGGATGAGGATATTGGTagtgaagatgaagaagaaCTGCAGGATTTGCTGTCTCAAGACTGGCGGGTGAAAGGGGCATTGTTGTAG